The following are encoded together in the Populus trichocarpa isolate Nisqually-1 chromosome 5, P.trichocarpa_v4.1, whole genome shotgun sequence genome:
- the LOC112327474 gene encoding probable receptor-like protein kinase At5g24010 isoform X3: MEFSLHPLFLLLLLSLLSSSVSYNPPVKYFMNCGSGTDVDDLDGYPRTFVGDDNSNSSFSVGKSKSIQNENPLPGISLLYHTARIYTKLTPYMLDITQNGSYLVRLHFFPFSFKRTHLADALFDVSASNFSLLTDFRVPNSTTEFPVIKEFFLTIAAGKFKIYFKPAEETSYAFVNAIEAFLLPPNFFLDNASATPPLRTEDGLLRTLYRINVGGPEVNDTLWRNWVPDDDYLTFGGSGANRIFGGELHEASQGLIVQEIAPDSVYKTYKEASVDNKGASNFPNITWRFNVSKKARHLVRLHFCDFFSDSPGTVKFDLYISTNFSHEIDPNPNGVSEMASPFFYDFVVPSDDSGYMSFRIAPGNNSIKKVAFLNGLEIMEFVGNTTIVVPVDEHEPKKHLARTIGSAGGGTLVLVLILLFSLCLRLKRPKPVKAEFLYGKGRSPSWITEKTENASSNFTNLNLKLKMSLAEILAATHNFNPKLLIGEGGFGKVYKGTLETGMKVAVKRSDSSHGQGLPEFRTEVMVLSKIQHRHLVSLVGYCDEGSEMILVFEFLEKGTLRDHLYSTKECSKNPSAKTELNWKQRLEICIGSAKGLHYLHTGPDGGIFHRDVKSTNILLDEHYVAKVADFGLSQQGMPDPDHISMGFKGTFGYLDPEYFRTFQLTNKSDVYSFGVVLLEVLCARPPVVNSQQREEINLVEWGMFWQKKGQLERIIDPLLAGRINPNSLRKFGEIVEKCLKPQGADRPNMIDVCWDLEYAMQLQQTAVHREAHEDNTTTGVSSDSALPVMQNMSSNMFPIDDYSDTTAMYPN, encoded by the exons ATGGAGTTCTCTCTTCATccactctttcttcttcttcttctttctcttctttcatcCTCAGTATCTTACAATCCTCCGGTTAAGTACTTCATGAACTGCGGATCAGGCACCGATGTCGATGATCTTGACGGTTACCCGCGGACTTTTGTTGGTGATGACAATTCTAACTCTTCCTTCTCTGTAGGAAAAAGCAAATCTATCCAAAATGAAAACCCTTTACCCGGCATATCACTCCTATATCATACAGCCAGAATCTATACGAAATTAACCCCGTATATGCTTGATATCACTCAAAATGGTTCCTACCTTGTCCGCCTTCATTTCTTTCCATTCAGCTTCAAAAGGACTCATCTTGCTGATGCTTTGTTCGATGTGTCTGCTTCaaatttttcacttttaacAGATTTTAGAGTCCCGAACAGTACTACTGAGTTCCCAGTGATCAAGGAGTTCTTTCTCACGATTGCTGCaggaaaattcaaaatctaCTTTAAACCAGCTGAAGAAACATCTTATGCTTTCGTGAATGCCATAGAAGCCTTTCTTCTCCCACCAAATTTCTTCTTGGATAATGCCTCTGCAACTCCTCCTTTACGGACCGAAGATGGACTTCTTAGGACACTTTATAGGATCAATGTTGGAGGTCCAGAAGTTAACGATACCCTGTGGAGGAATTGGGTACCAGATGATGATTATCTAACTTTCGGGGGTTCGGGTGCAAACCGTATTTTTGGTGGTGAACTTCATGAGGCCAGTCAAGGGTTGATTGTCCAAGAAATCGCCCCTGATTCTGTGTACAAAACTTACAAAGAAGCGAGTGTAGATAATAAAGGGGCATCCAATTTTCCAAATATAACTTGGCGTTTTAACGTGAGCAAGAAAGCTAGGCATCTTGTTCGTCTGCACTTTTGTGACTTTTTCAGTGATTCACCAGGTACTGTGAAATTTGATCTCTATATATCTACCAATTTCAGTCATGAGATCGATCCTAATCCTAATGGGGTTAGTGAAATGGCATCTCCATTTTTCTACGATTTTGTGGTTCCTTCTGATGATTCCGGATATATGAGTTTTAGGATAGCCCCAGGAAATAATTCTATTAAGAAAGTTGCTTTTCTGAATGGACTGGAGATCATGGAGTTTGTGGGGAACACGACAATTGTAGTGCCTGTTGATGAACATGAGCCAAAAAAGCATCTAGCTCGCACAATTGGTTCAGCTGGAGGTGGGACTCTAGtcttggttttgattttattattctcattatgtTTGAGATTAAAGCGACCAAAGCCCGTAAAAGCTGAGTTTCTTTATGGAAAAGGGAGGTCTCCCAGTTGgataactgaaaaaactgaaaatgccTCCTCCAACTTTACTAATTTAAACCTCAAACTGAAGATGTCTTTAGCTGAAATACTGGCTGCGACTCATAATTTCAATCCAAAGTTGTTGATTGGTGAGGGTGGGTTTGGCAAAGTTTATAAAGGAACTCTTGAGACTGGTATGAAGGTGGCTGTGAAACGAAGCGATTCAAGTCATGGCCAGGGTCTTCCAGAGTTCCGAACTGAGGTCATGGTCCTTTCAAAGATTCAACATCGGCATCTTGTTTCCTTGGTTGGCTACTGCGATGAAGGATCGGAGATGATATTGGTTTTTGAATTCTTGGAAAAGGGGACTTTGAGAGACCACTTATACAGCACGAAGGAGTGCTCAAAGAATCCATCTGCAAAAACTGAATTGAATTGGAAACAAAGGCTTGAAATCTGTATTGGCTCAGCAAAAGGTCTCCATTACCTCCATACTGGTCCAGATGGAGGAATCTTTCACCGTGATGTTAAGTCTACAAACATCTTACTTGATGAACATTACGTGGCCAAAGTAGCTGATTTCGGTCTTTCTCAACAAGGAATGCCTGATCCGGACCATATAAGCATGGGTTTTAAAG GTACTTTTGGTTATCTTGACCCTGAATATTTCAGAACTTTTCAGTTAACCAATAAATCAGATGTGTACTCTTTTGGTGTGGTTCTTCTTGAAGTGCTTTGTGCTCGCCCCCCTGTTGTAAACTCACAGCAGAGGGAAGAAATAAACCTAGTTGAATGGGGGATGTTTTGGCAAAAGAAAGGGCAGCTTGAAAGGATTATTGATCCTCTATTGGCAGGTCGCATCAACCCTAATTCGCTGAGAAAATTTGGTGAAATAGTTGAGAAGTGTTTGAAGCCACAAGGAGCAGACAGGCCTAATATGATTGATGTGTGCTGGGATTTAGAATACGCAATGCAGCTTCAACAGACTGCAGTGCATAGAGAGGCACATGAGGACAACACCACAACAGGTGTTTCATCAGATTCGGCACTCCCAGTTATGCAGAATATGAGTTCTAATATGTTCCCAATTGATGATTACTCAGATACAACAGCAATGTATCCCAATTAA